The following is a genomic window from Chitinophaga caseinilytica.
CGCCCATGCCGCCGTCGAACTTCGCGTCGATGGAGATCCAGTTGCCCTTATCGTCTTTCGGCAGGAACAATTTCTTTTCCGGGTGCCAGAGGTTGCGGTAATTCCGTCCGCGCGGCGCAAAAATCGCCGTATCGGAATTTTTCCCGAGGTCGGCGGCGAGCTGCGCCAGCGCCCAGTCGTCGTACGCATTCCCCAGCGTCACCGCCACGGCCTGCCGTTTTTCGAAGGAATGCACTTTCTCTACCGGCTCCTTTTCGCCCGGCGCCAATGCGGGGAAATATCCTTTTTCGTGGTAGAAATCGTCGAGCGGGGTTTTGTCTTCGTTCCGCCAGGGCAGCATGGTGGCGCTCACGGCATTTTTGCGCATGCCGGCATAGGCGGTTTCCATATCATAATGGCGGAGGCCTTTGCGCCAGGCGTCGAGGAACACGATGGTGGAATGGAAGCCGTTCATGCAGGCATGGTCGCCGAAAAGCACGGGAAACGTAGGCATCCAGCCACTTTGCTCGTACATTTTCACGTAGGATTGCAGCATGTCTTCTTCGCCTTTGGGGTCGAGGATCATGCGGAGGGGATGATGGGCGAGATAAGTGTCCCACGACCAATCGTCCACATAAAACGGCCGGTCCGTTTTCTCCACGCGTTTACTGTAACCGCTGTAATACTGACCGTTTTCCGTGACGTCGGTCATCCGTTCGTAGCAGCGGTACAGCGCGGTGTAGAAGGAACGTTGTTGCGCCGGGGTGCCGCCCTGCACGGTAATCTGGCCGATGGCGCGGTCCCAGGCTTTTTGTCCGGCGGCGGTAAACTGCGCGAAGCTGGATTTTTCCACTTCCTGTTCGAAGTTCCGTTTCGCCTGTTCGGGGCTTACGTAGCTGATGGCATATTTCAGTTCCAGGGTGCGCGCAGCGGATGAAAAGACCGCCGCGGCGCGGGGGCCTTCCTGCATCGCAGGTGTGGGTGTTTCGCTGAAGGCGCCGTACATATAGACCTTTACGTCGCCCTGCCAGGTTTCCATGCCGCGGATGCGGTTGCCGGGGAGGAACTCCAGCTGCGAGGGGCCCGGGTTATAGGCATCGAACAAAACCGCTTTCGGTTTCCCTTCCGGGAACGTAAACCGGAAAATCCCCGTCTTCTTACCCGCCGTAAATTCTACTTTTATCTCATCGTCGATCAGGTAGGTCGAATAATACCACGGACGGTTCACTTCCAGCTCATGGTCCCAGGTCTGCCGCTGGCGCCAACTTTCCTTGCCAACCGGTTTCACGGAAGGCTTCAGGGCAAAAACCTGTCCGAGGCGGTGGGAAACAACGTTCATGGGGAAGCTGGAGATCTGATCGTCCAGGAAATCTTTCCTTTGCGGCGTAAACCGGACCATCTGGTTGGGCAGTTGCACCGTGGGGCGCGTCGGCTCCAGTAAAGCACCTACCGCCCCGATGGTTGGGTCAATGCTTTTCAGATACCCCGGCTCGTTGGTCACCTGGGCATGGCAAGCGGTAAAAACGAGATGGCCCGCCAGGAGGATTTGCATCATTTTTTTCATATCCGTTCGTGGAATTGTTGATTGTTGATGCAAGTAACCCGCAACCCACTAATAAAGTCATTAACGGATCCACTAACCGGGAAATTAATTTTCAAATATTTTACAACAAATTGATTTTATTACGTTAACGAATATATTAATTTCATCAAACCGACAAGTTTTCCCCGCTTTGCCGGCCAACGCAAACCTGATCCCCCCGAAATCCCGCGTTTCGTTTTGCGTTTATTCCTCATTTTTTTGTTCCTTTAGAACGGAACGGATTTGTGTAGCGAAGAAGTGTAAAAAAGACATCCACGTAAATATTCAACCAAGATTGCGCGCCTCCCATGAGGAAGTATATATATTGTATCGTTGCCTGTTTGTGCCAGGGGTTTGTTGCGATGAGCCAATCGCACGGACTGGAGTTTTCCAGTCACGAAGTGGTGCCCGAGCATCGCACGGCGCTCGACCTTACTCCCGGTACGCCCTACTGCCTGAAAGGCGGGCAGACGGAAATTTCCTTCCAGCTGGCTTTCCGTCCCCATCTCGAAACTTATTTCGGGTATATTCTTCGCATGTTGACGGAAGAGCGGCAAAACATTGACCTGGTGTACAACCAGCGGACGATGACCATTCATTTCGTCATCGGGGAAACGATTACCGGCAGCGCTCCGCTCGACAGTTCCCTGCTTACCGGCCAGTGGCTCCGGCTGCGCGTGGTGCTGGATGCGGGGAAGAATACCGCTTCGTTTTATTGTAACGACAAGCTGGCCGGCAGTGGAAAGCTGCCTTTTGCGAAGGGTTCCTGCTGCCGCATCTTCTTCGGCGCCATCAAACACGAAGGTTTCCAGACGCTCGACGTACCGCCCATGCGCCTGCGCGACGTCCGCCTCCTCGAAAACGGCGCCGTCAAGCGCTTCTATCCCCTGAACGAATCCTCCGGCCAGGAAGCCCGCGACGCGGAAAGCGGCCCTTCCGCCCGCGCCGCCAATCCCGTCTGGATCAAGCCGAGGCACCAGCAATGGGAAAACCGCCTCACCCTCGAAACCACCGGTACACCGAGCGTTGCTTATAACGAGCGCGACGATCAGTTGTACGTTGTGACGGACGATACCCTGTTCACCTACTCTTTCCGGAACGGCGCGCTGCGGGCAGACGCCGCGGCGAGGGGCAACCGCATCCTGCCAGCCGGCAACCAGTCTGTCTACGATCCCCACCGCCACCGCCTCATTAACTTTTATATCGACGAAAAGAAAGTGGCGACGCTGACGCCGGGGGCCGACCGTTGGTCGAACACCTTTTACGCGACCTTGCTTACGGAATGGTGGCAGGCCAACAAGTTCTATTCGCCGGTCGACAGTAATTTATACATCATCGGCGGGTATGGCCAGTTGCATTACAAGAACGGTGTACAACGGTACCGCTTCAACGAAGACCGCTGGGATTCCATTCCTTCGCATGGCGACGCGTTTTCTCCCCGGTACCTCGCGGGGCTGGGGCTCAATGCGGCGGGCGACACGGCTTTCATCATCGGCGGGTACGGCAGCAATACGGGCGACCAGGCCGTGAATCCGCGTTTTACGTACGATATGCTGGCGTATAGCGTGCGGACCGGGGTTTTCACGCAGCTGTATACCCTTCCGCAGCCGGAGCATCATTTTTGTTTTGCGAACAGCCTTGTTATCGATTCGGCGAGCCGGGAATATTATGGGTTGATTTACCCGACAGACCGGTTCCAGTCGAGCCTCCAGCTGGTGCGGGGCTCTTTGTCGAAGCCAGAGTTCCAACTCATGGGGGATTCTTTGCCATACCAGTTTTACGACATCGGATCGTTTGCGGATTTGTATTACAGTCCACGGAGCCGCCAATTGATCGCGGTAACGATCTGGAACGGGAAAGACAGTATGTCGGGCGTGCGCGCCTGGTCGCTGGATTTTCCGCCGAACGCGTTGCAGCCGGTGGTGCCGGTACGGTCGTCGACGGGATGGTATTGGGTGTTGCTCGTGCCGGTGGGTATGGCGGTATGGTTGCTGTTCCGGAAGCGGAAAAGGAAACCTTCGGGCGGGGTGCCGCAGCAAGTTCCCCAGGCTTTGGAAACTTCGGAGCCGGCGCCGGGGATGCCGGAACGATCGGCCATTTTCCTGTTTGGGCAGTTCGAAGCGTTTGACCGGGAAGGGAATGATATTACGAAGCAGTTTACGCCCTTGTTGAAGGAATTGTTCCTGTTGCTGATGGTGCATTCGATGAAAGATGGTAAAGGGATTTCGTCGGATTCGTTGTATGAGGCGTTGTGGAGTGATAAGGCGCCGAAAGACGCGAAGAACAATTTTTCGGTGAATATGGTGAAATTGAAAGGGGTGTTGGAGAAGATCGGCGGGTTCCATATCGGGAAGGAGCCTGGCCGCTGGAAGCTCGATGTGCTGGAGGGTTCCGCCTGGATCGATTATGAAGCTTTCACGAAACTGACGCAGCGCCCTGGCAGTGAGAGGCCTGATAAAGCCACGGTGACCGCGGTGCTGGAGATCGTGCAGCGGGGCGCTTTCCTGCGGACGACGCATTACGAGTGGCTCGACGATGTAAAATTCCAGGTGGCCGACGCGGTGACAGGACTGTTATTGCGATATATGTCCACGGCCGATCGGCAAACCGAGGCGGATTTTATTCTCCGTGCGGCCAATGCCATTTTCCTGTTCGACAATCTGAACGAAGAAGCGTTAACCTACAAATGCCGGATACTCAACCAGCTGGGGCGTCATAGCCTCGCGCGGGATGCGTACGAGAAGTTCGCCAAGGAGTACCGGGAAAGTTACGGGCAAGAATTTGGAACGGCGTTCGTGGATTTGTTGCAGCATTGATGAAGAGGTAACTACGTTCTTATTTATGTTCCCTGTCAGGCAGATGTTCCTTTTCTTCTGATATACTTTT
Proteins encoded in this region:
- a CDS encoding GH92 family glycosyl hydrolase, with protein sequence MKKMMQILLAGHLVFTACHAQVTNEPGYLKSIDPTIGAVGALLEPTRPTVQLPNQMVRFTPQRKDFLDDQISSFPMNVVSHRLGQVFALKPSVKPVGKESWRQRQTWDHELEVNRPWYYSTYLIDDEIKVEFTAGKKTGIFRFTFPEGKPKAVLFDAYNPGPSQLEFLPGNRIRGMETWQGDVKVYMYGAFSETPTPAMQEGPRAAAVFSSAARTLELKYAISYVSPEQAKRNFEQEVEKSSFAQFTAAGQKAWDRAIGQITVQGGTPAQQRSFYTALYRCYERMTDVTENGQYYSGYSKRVEKTDRPFYVDDWSWDTYLAHHPLRMILDPKGEEDMLQSYVKMYEQSGWMPTFPVLFGDHACMNGFHSTIVFLDAWRKGLRHYDMETAYAGMRKNAVSATMLPWRNEDKTPLDDFYHEKGYFPALAPGEKEPVEKVHSFEKRQAVAVTLGNAYDDWALAQLAADLGKNSDTAIFAPRGRNYRNLWHPEKKLFLPKDDKGNWISIDAKFDGGMGGREYYDENNGWTYAWQVQQNIPDLIALNGGKAAFEARLDQLFRESLDRSKYEFWSKFPDATGLVGQFSMGNEPSFHIPFLYNFTASPWKTQKRTRFLLDTWFKDNIFGIPGDEDGGGMSAFVVFASMGFYPLTPGIPEYTITSPVFSSVSIRLQNGKTFRVSAPKSSIVNKYIQSARFNGKPLSKLSFSHADLVNGGHLELEMGPLPNKKLGAE